In one window of Tumebacillus algifaecis DNA:
- a CDS encoding DUF1292 domain-containing protein, whose protein sequence is MIRDRILVEDDQGVQQEFGVEGMFEMDERNYVLLTNEEDTILMQIVGEGEHQELVGIDDPEEAQSLLDAYQIAVDAAPAEGENDFA, encoded by the coding sequence ATGATCAGAGACCGCATTCTCGTGGAAGACGATCAAGGCGTGCAGCAGGAGTTTGGTGTCGAAGGCATGTTTGAGATGGACGAGCGCAACTATGTGCTCCTGACCAATGAGGAAGACACGATCCTCATGCAGATTGTCGGTGAAGGAGAGCATCAAGAGTTGGTCGGCATCGACGACCCAGAAGAGGCTCAATCGCTGCTTGACGCCTACCAAATCGCGGTGGATGCCGCTCCCGCCGAAGGGGAAAACGACTTCGCGTAG
- a CDS encoding isoprenylcysteine carboxyl methyltransferase family protein, whose translation MVTWFSVVFAFVVLQRLLELIIAKRNGKHLVALGGVEVGAEHYKYIVLLHVSFLLALFFEVFARNREMLPPYGTPFALFCLAQGLRVWVLLSLGKFWNTRIYVLPGSVPIARGPYRFLRHPNYVVVAIELFTLPLSFGAWSTALLFTALNAWVLSIRIRAEERALLEMTSYAEEMGRRERFLPTLKK comes from the coding sequence GTGGTAACGTGGTTTTCGGTCGTCTTTGCTTTTGTCGTCTTGCAGCGCTTGCTCGAACTTATCATCGCCAAGCGCAACGGTAAGCATCTAGTAGCGCTTGGCGGCGTGGAGGTTGGAGCTGAGCATTACAAGTATATCGTGCTCTTGCATGTCTCTTTTCTCCTCGCTCTTTTCTTCGAGGTATTCGCCCGCAACAGAGAAATGCTCCCCCCTTATGGCACTCCGTTCGCCTTGTTTTGCCTCGCCCAAGGTCTGCGCGTCTGGGTGCTGTTGTCGCTCGGGAAGTTTTGGAATACGCGCATCTACGTCCTGCCCGGCAGTGTCCCGATCGCGCGCGGGCCCTATCGCTTTTTGCGCCATCCAAACTATGTGGTGGTGGCCATCGAACTGTTTACACTTCCGCTTTCGTTTGGTGCCTGGAGCACCGCTTTGCTCTTTACTGCGCTGAACGCCTGGGTGCTTTCCATACGCATTAGGGCCGAAGAGCGTGCACTGCTTGAAATGACCAGCTATGCAGAAGAGATGGGCAGGCGCGAACGCTTTTTGCCCACCTTGAAAAAGTGA
- a CDS encoding type III polyketide synthase: protein MPVLAAVGTAVPPYLIAQADSQEFARNLFAEAFKDIDRLLAVFESAQVEQRHFCTPLEWFATSPTWEEKNRLYLEHAVRLSKEAVENCLQQVGIGPQDVDSILFVSSTGVATPSIDAHLFNALGLRSDIKRLPLWGLGCAGGAAGLARGCDLAMADPDSLVLVVALELCGLTFVNGDRSKSNLIATSLFADGAAAVLICGDEAAAKKGIRGPQLLAARSTIWPETLDVMGWDVQTAGLKVIFSKDIPTIVATKIRPVTEAFLGEQNLTRADLSHYIAHPGGTKVLNAYEEALALPADALRHARDILRTHGNMSSCTVLFVLARELNDPHHAGDYGLLFALGPGFSSEQVLLRW, encoded by the coding sequence TTGCCTGTACTAGCAGCTGTCGGTACTGCCGTACCGCCCTATCTCATCGCTCAGGCCGATTCACAGGAGTTTGCCCGCAATCTGTTTGCCGAGGCGTTCAAAGATATAGACCGGCTATTAGCTGTGTTCGAGTCGGCCCAAGTGGAACAACGCCATTTTTGCACACCGCTCGAATGGTTTGCCACGTCGCCGACCTGGGAAGAGAAAAATCGACTGTATCTGGAGCATGCGGTGCGCCTCAGCAAGGAGGCGGTTGAGAACTGTCTGCAACAAGTGGGAATTGGCCCACAGGATGTGGACAGCATTCTCTTTGTCTCTTCGACGGGCGTGGCAACGCCGAGCATCGATGCTCATTTGTTCAATGCGCTCGGTCTGCGCAGTGACATCAAGCGACTGCCCCTTTGGGGGCTGGGCTGTGCAGGGGGTGCTGCAGGACTTGCCCGTGGCTGCGATCTCGCCATGGCCGACCCGGACAGCCTCGTGTTGGTGGTCGCGCTGGAACTGTGCGGCTTGACCTTCGTAAACGGTGACCGTTCCAAAAGCAACCTGATCGCCACTTCCCTGTTCGCCGATGGAGCGGCCGCCGTGTTGATCTGCGGGGATGAAGCGGCCGCCAAAAAGGGCATCCGCGGCCCGCAATTGCTCGCCGCCCGCTCGACGATCTGGCCGGAGACACTCGACGTAATGGGTTGGGATGTGCAGACGGCAGGCTTAAAAGTGATCTTTTCCAAAGACATCCCGACGATCGTCGCCACCAAAATCCGTCCGGTCACCGAAGCGTTTTTAGGCGAACAGAACCTGACCCGCGCAGACCTCTCGCATTATATCGCCCATCCAGGTGGCACAAAGGTGCTCAATGCGTATGAAGAGGCGCTCGCCCTGCCTGCAGACGCCCTGCGCCACGCCCGCGACATTCTGCGCACCCACGGCAACATGTCGTCCTGCACCGTGCTGTTCGTTTTAGCGCGCGAACTGAACGACCCGCATCATGCTGGTGACTATGGACTCCTGTTTGCACTTGGACCAGGATTTTCATCTGAGCAGGTGCTCTTGCGGTGGTAG
- a CDS encoding MltG/YceG/YrrL family protein, whose product MQQTNFDLLKETVGKRFGQVFSDYGLPALSAGLFTNEQLSFLQEQTDDLPDDNSALESLLLQNVSKGKVLRTGQAPTGENLFTVRVPLIKSSCVLTLAYTTEKWSLQAIDAVQTRRTEIGKLLLGGLIGSAATALFALLINFGSGDDIVAQAKEEGYIVLTQQQYAEQTGQSQVSIATQDPSAIKEDTKSGDAKTGEKNATDQAKGKAITFHLQEGMTTWDLTGFLKEAGLIKDQMKFGEKLVSLGLDVQLRPQEYAFQSGMTEDEVIEALKK is encoded by the coding sequence ATGCAACAAACGAATTTCGATCTATTAAAAGAAACAGTGGGCAAACGCTTTGGACAGGTATTCTCCGATTACGGGCTTCCGGCACTGTCAGCAGGTCTGTTTACCAACGAACAACTGTCCTTTTTACAGGAACAGACGGACGACCTGCCAGATGATAACAGTGCGCTGGAAAGCCTACTGTTGCAAAACGTCAGCAAAGGCAAAGTTTTGCGCACCGGGCAAGCACCAACTGGGGAAAACCTGTTTACAGTGCGCGTGCCGCTGATCAAGTCGAGCTGTGTGCTCACCTTGGCGTACACGACCGAAAAATGGAGTCTACAAGCGATCGATGCGGTTCAGACGCGCCGCACAGAGATCGGCAAACTGCTGCTTGGCGGCTTGATCGGCTCAGCGGCCACCGCACTGTTTGCACTGCTGATCAACTTTGGCAGTGGTGATGACATCGTGGCCCAAGCTAAAGAAGAAGGCTACATCGTACTGACCCAACAGCAATATGCGGAACAGACTGGACAAAGCCAAGTCTCAATCGCTACCCAAGATCCGTCTGCCATAAAAGAAGACACCAAGTCAGGCGATGCGAAAACGGGAGAAAAAAATGCTACCGACCAAGCGAAAGGGAAAGCAATCACCTTTCACCTCCAAGAAGGCATGACCACTTGGGACCTGACCGGCTTCCTCAAAGAAGCAGGGCTGATCAAAGATCAGATGAAGTTCGGTGAAAAGTTGGTCTCGCTCGGTCTCGATGTGCAACTCCGCCCTCAGGAATACGCCTTCCAATCAGGAATGACCGAGGACGAAGTGATCGAAGCCTTAAAAAAATAG
- the rpsR gene encoding 30S ribosomal protein S18 codes for MSEQREQREHREPRGGGFNKKRRGKRRKVCNFCVDKVKVVDYKDINRLGRYVSERGKILPRRITGNCAAHQRAVTVAIKNSRIVALMPYTAEV; via the coding sequence ATGAGCGAACAACGTGAACAACGCGAACACCGCGAGCCGCGTGGCGGCGGTTTCAATAAGAAACGCCGTGGCAAACGCCGCAAAGTTTGCAACTTCTGTGTTGACAAAGTAAAAGTCGTAGACTACAAAGACATCAACCGTCTGGGTCGTTATGTATCTGAACGTGGCAAAATCCTGCCGCGCCGTATCACTGGCAACTGCGCAGCTCACCAACGTGCAGTCACCGTTGCGATCAAGAACTCTCGCATCGTTGCTCTGATGCCGTACACCGCTGAGGTGTAA
- the rpsF gene encoding 30S ribosomal protein S6 — protein sequence MRAYETMLVLKADLEEETRDALIAKYEGIVAKEGGTVQQSTKYGKRKLAYEINKNREGFYVLLNFEANNTTPAELERLMKIDDNVLRYLTVVKEQ from the coding sequence ATGAGAGCCTATGAAACAATGCTGGTCCTGAAAGCGGATCTCGAAGAAGAAACTCGTGATGCGCTCATCGCGAAGTACGAAGGTATCGTTGCTAAAGAAGGCGGTACTGTTCAACAATCGACGAAGTACGGCAAGCGTAAGCTCGCGTACGAAATCAACAAAAACCGTGAGGGCTTCTACGTTCTGTTGAACTTTGAAGCGAACAACACCACTCCGGCTGAGCTTGAGCGTCTGATGAAAATCGACGACAACGTACTCCGTTACCTGACCGTCGTAAAAGAACAGTAA
- a CDS encoding isopenicillin N synthase family dioxygenase yields MSELVRTLNLKSYTHGSNQERIKFANEFGAGLKDIGFITLEGHGINPKLIEDTYAAIEKLFSLSPELKQKYTGESGGQRGYTGFMKEHAKQRKVGDLKEFYHVGQELPIGHPMALDYPANVWSDEVPELKPLTLSLHRELERVARNMLEALAIHFDLRQNFFADMIHNGNSLLRLIHYPPLEEGMPQDAVRAAEHEDINLITLLCEATTSGLELLTNEGEWYPVEALKGQIVVDAGDMLQRITNKVIPATTHRVVNPKGENSSRYSMPFFVHPYSGYLLETIPSTITPDNPERWPAITAGDFLYERLVEIGLIKK; encoded by the coding sequence ATGAGCGAGTTAGTTCGTACCCTTAACTTAAAGTCCTATACGCACGGTTCCAATCAGGAACGCATCAAGTTTGCCAACGAGTTTGGCGCTGGTCTGAAAGACATCGGTTTTATCACGCTCGAAGGACACGGCATCAACCCGAAGCTGATCGAAGACACCTATGCGGCGATCGAGAAGCTGTTCTCCTTGTCGCCAGAATTGAAGCAAAAGTACACGGGTGAATCGGGTGGTCAACGCGGTTACACCGGTTTTATGAAAGAGCATGCCAAACAACGCAAAGTCGGCGACCTGAAAGAGTTCTACCATGTCGGTCAAGAACTTCCGATCGGCCATCCGATGGCGCTGGATTACCCGGCCAACGTTTGGTCGGATGAAGTGCCGGAACTGAAACCGTTGACCCTTTCGCTGCACCGTGAGTTGGAGCGCGTGGCTCGCAACATGCTGGAAGCGTTGGCGATTCACTTCGATCTGCGTCAAAACTTCTTCGCCGATATGATTCATAACGGCAACTCTCTGTTGCGTCTGATTCACTACCCGCCGCTGGAAGAAGGCATGCCGCAAGATGCGGTGCGCGCAGCGGAGCATGAGGACATCAACCTGATCACTTTGCTTTGCGAAGCGACCACCTCCGGTCTGGAACTGTTGACCAATGAAGGTGAATGGTATCCGGTAGAAGCGTTGAAAGGCCAGATCGTCGTCGATGCTGGCGACATGTTGCAACGCATCACCAACAAGGTGATCCCGGCGACGACGCACCGCGTTGTCAACCCGAAAGGTGAGAATTCCTCGCGCTACTCGATGCCGTTCTTCGTGCATCCGTACAGCGGCTACCTGTTGGAGACAATCCCGTCCACGATCACTCCGGACAATCCGGAAAGATGGCCGGCAATCACCGCAGGCGACTTCCTCTATGAGCGTCTGGTGGAAATCGGCCTGATCAAGAAATAA
- a CDS encoding arsenate reductase family protein, producing MDVIMMYHPTCSKSKRAREALADLAVPERNLEENMLTQQEILELAGELGVKVQDLLRANSPVYQERTAELFAMEEAELAALMATEPTLIRRPILKTPHGYVVGLDEEKMKELIGASQS from the coding sequence ATGGACGTGATCATGATGTATCACCCGACCTGTAGCAAAAGCAAACGGGCGCGAGAGGCGCTCGCCGACCTAGCTGTACCGGAGCGCAATTTGGAAGAGAACATGTTGACTCAGCAGGAAATCTTGGAGTTGGCAGGGGAGTTGGGGGTGAAGGTGCAAGATTTGTTGCGGGCCAATTCGCCGGTGTATCAAGAGCGCACCGCTGAACTGTTCGCGATGGAGGAGGCAGAATTAGCGGCGCTGATGGCAACAGAGCCGACGCTGATTCGGCGGCCGATCTTGAAAACCCCTCACGGATATGTAGTTGGATTGGATGAGGAAAAAATGAAGGAACTGATCGGCGCTTCGCAGTCTTAA